The DNA window TCTTAGACGGATGTTTTGTAACCTGCTGTTATCCATTAggccctttttttttatatacgtTATTGACATAATCGGATCACTGCCTTCCGAATAAAGCTATTCAAGGGATAGAAATAGTCACAGGGTgcactttttttaattttattttaatgtttttattactaatattgCCACAAACTTTATGtcatatacaaaaaaatatgtatcactaataataatatattaaagcAAACGAgtaaaagagaaataaatagatatatatatatatatatatatatatgtaaaaCTTTATGATCCAGTGTACAAATACACTAAATTAACTAACACACCTCACCATTTAGAGGCAACATCAAGAGGGTTAGCATTCAGGTTATTGTTATCACTGGAAATATCACCAACATCCTTACTATCTTTAACAGATTTAAAAGTGTACTCATAATAGGCATGTTTATCATGTTTGTTAATATCATCCTTGACTATCAAAGGCAGGTTTTTCAACTGTTCTTCATaccttttatttaattccttaatatataatgtaCGTCTTTTTGCATTATTATCTGTTTGTTCCGGGAATATTAAACCACCTCCATTAATGCAGCCGCTAGGGCACGCCATTACTTCTATAAAATCTGATTTGAAAGGATCCACTTTAACGCCAGAGGTTGCAGTGTTTGTTGTAGTCCCCTTCAATCTATTCAAACGCGTATTCAATTTAACTAATTTCTTGTTGATCTTATTGGCAGGACTTTTCAAGGTGAATTTCCGAACCATGTTTTGGATATTTCTAAATCCGTATAATTCGCAGCTACATTTTACAATTTCCCCATTTTTCATGAGCCTATACTCTTTTATGTCATTATTTTTCCCATGAACAGTTTCTATAGAATACAGCTCATCGCTAGTGTTATTCTCTGTGTATTTTTTGAACTCATGTAAAATGTACTGGTAGGCATAACCACCACTACTACTGCCCTCGTTGCTACACCAACTTCGAACCGGATCagaaaaaacttttaacaTGCTGGgattgaattttttataaaagacCTCCGCGTCCTTGTCTAAAACTACAGGATAAGCGTTAAAGTCTATATTTAAGTCTGCAAACATATTGACAACCTCTTTTGGTGTTATAACGCAATCAACTTCATTCTCGCCGTCCTCTCTAGAAGCCTCTAACTTCTTATCAAAGCAGGGCATAATGCTtaaatgatatattttatttgaacGCAATCCGTTTTTTAACACTGATCCAGTAATCTGTTGCGGCGATTTCACGTTTAGTAAATGAGGTAAAAGAGTAGGATTTGTCTTTTCgcaatataaaacaaaccCAGGACATACTGACGATAATTTGGGTAACGCTCCAGTCGGTGTTGCACATTTGTCTAATTTATCTATCATTTGCTCTATCGCTATTTCTCTTCCGATTTGAGTGCCAACAATATATGTAGCTCCGAATTTTTCATGCATTatagttaaaaatattttatcaaattcGCTGACGGTAATGTCattgaaatatttactTAATGAGATTCTGCACTGAGGTGAAATACTGACAGCCAAAATTCTATCCTGATTTTTTATGCTATTTTCATTCATCCAAGAATCTAAAAACACTTTCGCACTTTGTTTGCTTAATAACAATTCTTCTGAGGATGTAATACAACCTGAACATGCTAAACAATCCTGCAAGGAAATGGAAACTTTCTCCAAATCCACATCTTCTTTTCCGACTTCTAATTCATTATCTTTTGTCTTTTCTATCTgagtttgtttattttttatgggCTTTATGCATGCTGTCCCAGGAGATATGAAATCATTTAAATCTTCTTCAGATAAAATCGCACTCATTTTGTTGTATGCAAAAGagtcttcttctttttaaaaaaactttgcTATACTTTttcgttattttttttaagagaaaagaaaaaaaaaaaaaaaaaaaaaaaaaaagaaaagaaaaaagaaaaagactaatattatatataataaaatattattttatagttTAATTAGTAATCATCTACAAAAGTtaatcatttctttttttcttttctttttttcttttctttttttttttttttttttttttttttttttttttttttttttttcaaataaaaaaaaaggcaatTAATCCATAGCAAAACATCCGTAACTCTACATCCGTTTATCCGTTCAAGAtgaataaaagaaagaaaaaatttagcACAAACCTTTCAAGAATcaaattgataaaatagaattttttttttttttttaatataaatagtgaaaaaaatacacaacttttaaatacaTTTCAACTGTCtaaaacatataaataataggaaaaaggaaaagggaaaagaaaaaaaaaaaaaaaaaaaactcttCTCAGAAGAACAAGGCGTTAACTAAGCCAAGCAATAGTGCAGATAAAGAAGTGTTGATAACATTACCTCCGTTGGCTGATTTGGATGCTGAGCCAATAGTTGAACTCTCATTGGCACCAGAAGTAGCAGAAACATATTGACTGCTAGAAGCAGTAGCATTAGCTCCTCTAGTATTGGTAGCTGTAGTAGAGTTAATATAAGCTGAAGAGTTGGCTTGCTTGAAGCTAACAGTAGCCAAAGTAACAGCATTTGTAACACCACCGATAGAAACAGTAGTTGTGGTAGGTGTGAAATAACTAGCAGAAACTTGTTCTTCGAATGTAGACTTCCAAGTATCAACAATTGTTGGCAAGACACCCTTCCCATTCATGTTAACAGCAGAAACATTTGGTGCTGGCAAGTCAAGTTGGTCGTCTAACAAATACCCAACATAAGTGTCATTATTCAACTTGTAAGTGGTATCAACTTCCTTGTTGCTAATACCGGCAGCCTCAGCAACCAAACTGAAAATATTAGCGTCAACATCGTTCCTTCCTAGACAGTACAAATCCCAGTTGGCTTCAACAGTAGCAATTTGAGAATAATGGTCGTAAAAAGTGTCATCATTAGTACCTTTCAACTCATCTGGAATAACACCACCCAATAAAACACTGAAAACGGTATTTTGCATACcataattttcattttcgtCAAAAGTAAGCAAAATCAATGTGTCGTTCATGAAATATTCATTTTCTAACAATGGTTCCAAGAAAGTTCTGGTCCAGTTACCAGCATACTTAATGGTGGTATCGTGACCATCATTTAACATGTTAGGTGTCCAAATCATGTATTGAGGCAACTTTTGTTCTTCCAAATCCTTGGTGAATTCAGTTTGGTTCTTAATCAAGGATAATCTGGTGGAATTTGAAGTAACAGATTCATACAACATCAATGGGTTATGTTTTCTAACGTAATCATTGGCAAATGTGACTTGGTTTGAATAGTTGAAACCTTGGAAACCAGAGAACGGAATGTCTTCTTGGTACTCAGCCCAGGAAATACCACCTTCATCCAACAAATCAGCAATGGTGGAGACATTCTTTGGTAAAGAGATAAATCTATCAtcatttaaagaaaagtaATCACCACCAACAGAGGCCATATAGTTTGGCTCAGAGGGATGGGTCAAAGCCCAGTAGTTTGTCAAGGTGATACCTTGTTCAGCCAACCAGTTCAAGTCATCGTTGTCAGCAGCTTTATCATAATCCGTGTTTTCCAACCAGATAACCATAAACCTATTGAATGCCTTACCTTCAACATTAGTAGTCCATTGCAAGGAAGTGCTGTTGGATGCCAATTGGGCAATGTCAGTGGCAGATGGTTCATAGGTGCTGTAGGTACGAGGATCGTAGGAGGCAGTGGAAGATGTTGTGGCATTATCGGCGTTTACGTACTCAATGAGAGCGAAAGCAGCGGCAATAAAGGTGgctaaatttttgaaaatcatTGTATATTGTTGTGTCTGTAATTCCTTTTTCCCTCTTCTGTTCTAATGATGTAGATATGTGTCCTGTCGAATGCTAATATCTAATTTATGCTGtaatttgaataaaaaaaaaagttccAAGAGTCACGTACTGGTTCTAACTTTCCTAAATGATTAATTGgtttcatatatatatatatatatctttacgctctttagaaaaaaaaatattggcaACATTGAAAACGTCTGTTATGTGATAACATTAAACTTAAGGTAATTGCTAACAGTCGCACGTGCACCTGTGTAATTTCCTGGATAACTAATATGTGATAAGTGCCTAATTAAAGTCACACGTGTATCGtcaaagaaataattttagaGCACACAGATAAAtctgtatatttttaatggtaatacagtttgaattatttgctgcttttttaattggaaaataatttagaaaaaattttgtagGCCAGATAACTATGGAAATAAATGAAACGTCTCAAatcattaattaaaaaaacatgcataaaatattcattttcttcagcgtgattaatatttattaaattttagCTCTTCGCACGTGTGCgtgtatgtttttttttttaattccttTCTTTCCTCTCTGGCAATGCTGTAAtaactaaataaatttccttaaatgaataataatttgtatACAATATTGCTAACCGTGAGACGTACTATTCGTTATTATTTGCTGGTGTTAAAAAGAGGGATCACTTATTATGTTAGTGAATTTCAGTAAAGATTTCACGAAacataaagaaaaatatggGTAAacttcccttttttttttttttcctctctttttatgtttcttttttttcttttttaatttttaatttttaattttttattcttttggttctccatttatatatacttCAGGGAATGGCTATAATTAATTTGATACATTGGATGAAATGGAAGGGGTGCAAAGGAAAGAATTTGGTTCAACAAAGGTGCAAATATTGTATAAATCTATCTCAAATAACTAGGATTTTGTTCTCCAGTATAATCCACCTCCGGACAAATTATAttcagaaataataaaagcgGGCAATctacttatttatttatttaataaaaaaataaaataaaaaattggtgGGGTTTTTATTTGCATGTTTATTAGACTTGGGAACCATTTTACGTGTGTTTCTGTGAAACATACCGTATTTTGCTCATTAACATTCTCACGTTCTTTTAcgttaattaaaaaaaaaaaaaaaaaaaatagcacGTGCACGtgtcatttttattcttggTTAAAACGTCTAAATAAATAGTTAACTGTATACAATTTCATTTTACTTTAGTATTTATTCTTTAAGAACCCTTCATCTATAATATGCaacattcaaaaaaaaaaagtcacaTTGATAACTAAGAAtttcattaaaagaaaaaaaaaaaaaaaaaaagaaaaaaaaaatataatgcATTAAATGCTCGAAATGTTCCTGTATATAAATAGTTTCAATAAcgtccttttcttttttttatataactCTCTTGAGGCTGACaacatttttcttattttctcatgtgttattattgctcAAAATCttctcaaaaaaaaaaaaagaaaaaaaaaaaaatgtaaacaACAGTAAGAATAATAGGCGAAAGACAATGGCAGACAGTTCCAATCCGTTCATTAATTTGAATGAATTTGACATCAGTGACAGTGTCACTGACAACAACATAGACAACATAGTTGAAGAAAAACCTACCTCTTCCTCAAAAAAAGTActaaaaagtttaattaTCTTTACAGTCTTTCTGgcctttttaatttctacAATTATGTTTTTGACTTTGCAATACCATGATACAAGTAAAAATGGAGCAGATCGTGCAAAgaacacttttttttccaaaaaacattatttttatgattCCGATGCTAATTTTGACGACTATGCAAATGTGACAAACGAATGGAGACTAGACACAGGTACTAACTATACCATGAATTTAACTTATTGGAGAAATGACTATGGAACCTCCAAAGAAagacattattattttaacatAACACAACTAACAGTTCAAATGGATAACATCGAAAACGACGAAGATCTAACATCATCTGCCAAAACTAGAAACTTGACCCTTGTTAATGGGCAATATCCAGCCCCATTAATAGAAGCAAATTCCGGTGATACCATCTATCTACATGTCGTTAATAAACTACCAGACAAGCAGCCAGTTTCTATCCATTGTCATGGCCTTTTCTACCCAAATAACCCGTTTGATGACGGCGCTGTTGGCATCAACAGTTGCCCAATACCTTCCGGCTATAACTACACTTATAAAATTCCTGTCGGCAAAAAACAATGGGGTACATATTGGTACCATTCTCATTGGAGTACGCAGTATGCAGACGGTATTTTTGGACCATTGGTCATTCATTCAAAGGATGAAGATAATTTGTTAGATGATTATGATGAAGATAGAATAATTCTGGGTAAtgatttttatcaaaattttaCAGACACTTATTTAACAGAGTATTTGGAATCTGGTAACGAAAATACTGAACCAACCCCTGATGATGGCTTTATTAATGGGATATACACTCAAACAGACTCACAACAAGATCGTTTTGAAAGTTTATTGTATTTTGATCCAGAAAAAGTGTACAGACTGAGATTAGTAAATGCAGGCTTTTTCTTGCCATTCACATTCTCAATAGACGCACATAAATTAACATTAGTTGAAGCTGATGGTACAAATATTGTTCC is part of the Saccharomycodes ludwigii strain NBRC 1722 chromosome III, whole genome shotgun sequence genome and encodes:
- a CDS encoding uncharacterized protein (similar to Saccharomyces cerevisiae YFL041W | FET5 | FErrous Transport) translates to MADSSNPFINLNEFDISDSVTDNNIDNIVEEKPTSSSKKVLKSLIIFTVFLAFLISTIMFLTLQYHDTSKNGADRAKNTFFSKKHYFYDSDANFDDYANVTNEWRLDTGTNYTMNLTYWRNDYGTSKERHYYFNITQLTVQMDNIENDEDLTSSAKTRNLTLVNGQYPAPLIEANSGDTIYLHVVNKLPDKQPVSIHCHGLFYPNNPFDDGAVGINSCPIPSGYNYTYKIPVGKKQWGTYWYHSHWSTQYADGIFGPLVIHSKDEDNLLDDYDEDRIILGNDFYQNFTDTYLTEYLESGNENTEPTPDDGFINGIYTQTDSQQDRFESLLYFDPEKVYRLRLVNAGFFLPFTFSIDAHKLTLVEADGTNIVPHEVDNFDISVGQRYSVFLNYTKTKDQNYWMHTRYNAYCVTESNPNFNTDVHAIVSYTNKYEEPEDMQSWSYYGGDPLCGDLDQNLLSTLVYETIPLNANGSARPDVKVELDIAFIIGGYQLDRGYFNDMTWVSWDKNTSTMHQLMFNSEEYKCDGVENKLNEHTYVLNFDKRGQIVDLVLNNYDDGAHPFHLHGFKFWVIASSATGSWKDSYYDDLSLGKIKLDNPVLRDNLNVGPYGYAVIRFVVDNPGVFPLHCHIGWHIEAGLLLQINALQSEYSQLEYDPEWKNMCALDN
- the NAR1 gene encoding iron-sulfur cluster assembly protein NAR1 (similar to Saccharomyces cerevisiae YNL240C | NAR1 | Nuclear Architecture Related), whose protein sequence is MSAILSEEDLNDFISPGTACIKPIKNKQTQIEKTKDNELEVGKEDVDLEKVSISLQDCLACSGCITSSEELLLSKQSAKVFLDSWMNENSIKNQDRILAVSISPQCRISLSKYFNDITVSEFDKIFLTIMHEKFGATYIVGTQIGREIAIEQMIDKLDKCATPTGALPKLSSVCPGFVLYCEKTNPTLLPHLLNVKSPQQITGSVLKNGLRSNKIYHLSIMPCFDKKLEASREDGENEVDCVITPKEVVNMFADLNIDFNAYPVVLDKDAEVFYKKFNPSMLKVFSDPVRSWCSNEGSSSGGYAYQYILHEFKKYTENNTSDELYSIETVHGKNNDIKEYRLMKNGEIVKCSCELYGFRNIQNMVRKFTLKSPANKINKKLVKLNTRLNRLKGTTTNTATSGVKVDPFKSDFIEVMACPSGCINGGGLIFPEQTDNNAKRRTLYIKELNKRYEEQLKNLPLIVKDDINKHDKHAYYEYTFKSVKDSKDVGDISSDNNNLNANPLDVASKW
- a CDS encoding conserved putative acid phosphatase; this encodes MIFKNLATFIAAAFALIEYVNADNATTSSTASYDPRTYSTYEPSATDIAQLASNSTSLQWTTNVEGKAFNRFMVIWLENTDYDKAADNDDLNWLAEQGITLTNYWALTHPSEPNYMASVGGDYFSLNDDRFISLPKNVSTIADLLDEGGISWAEYQEDIPFSGFQGFNYSNQVTFANDYVRKHNPLMLYESVTSNSTRLSLIKNQTEFTKDLEEQKLPQYMIWTPNMLNDGHDTTIKYAGNWTRTFLEPLLENEYFMNDTLILLTFDENENYGMQNTVFSVLLGGVIPDELKGTNDDTFYDHYSQIATVEANWDLYCLGRNDVDANIFSLVAEAAGISNKEVDTTYKLNNDTYVGYLLDDQLDLPAPNVSAVNMNGKGVLPTIVDTWKSTFEEQVSASYFTPTTTTVSIGGVTNAVTLATVSFKQANSSAYINSTTATNTRGANATASSSQYVSATSGANESSTIGSASKSANGGNVINTSLSALLLGLVNALFF